From the genome of Vigna angularis cultivar LongXiaoDou No.4 chromosome 11, ASM1680809v1, whole genome shotgun sequence, one region includes:
- the LOC108347803 gene encoding pectinesterase translates to MAKSLTLIITVFISLFSLSSTAPSSNIFPNAIDFWCNKTPHPQTCKHYFSFINHDPHQDGIPKTAFQFKNLILRIAMQQSVEAQIQIMWLGAKCRSKQEKTAWSNCVTLYQDTINLLNQALNPTKQSTSYDLQTWLSTALTNIDTCQTGFHELRVIDNVLPLIPNKNISEIISDFLALNNASSFIPPKTHKNGFPRWLSPHDRKLLESSPPSLTPDVVVAKDGSGNFETIKEALKVVPKMSQKRFAIYVKRGVYNENIEIESSMKNVMLYGDGMKLTIISGSRSVGGGWTTFDSATVAVRGDGFIGRGITFRNTAGAEKHQAVAVRCGGDLSVFYRCGFEGYQDTLYVHSQRQFYRDCYIYGTVDFIFGNAAVVFQSCNIYARRPMQKQKNVITAQGRTDPNQNTGICIENSRVMAAEDLAPELSSFKTFLGRPWREYSRTVFLQTYLDRLIDPAGWLEWKDDFALQTLYYGEFKNLGPRASTRDRVKWRGFHSITSSTEASKFTVENFIGGRSWLPGTGIPFIP, encoded by the exons ATGGCGAAAAGCCTTACCTTAATCATCACTGTCTTCATATCCTTGTTTTCTCTGTCTTCCACGGCCCCTTCAAGCAATATTTTCCCTAACGCCATTGATTTTTGGTGCAACAAAACCCCACATCCTCAAACATGCAAGCATTATTTTTCCTTCATAAATCACGACCCTCATCAAGACGGTATCCCAAAAACTGCATTTCAGTTCAAGAACCTCATCCTCAGAATTGCAATGCAGCAATCGGTGGAAGCCCAGATTCAGATCATGTGGTTGGGAGCCAAATGCAGAAGCAAGCAAGAAAAAACAGCATGGTCAAACTGCGTAACCCTCTACCAAGACACCATCAACCTTCTCAACCAAGCACTTAACCCTACCAAACAAAGCACAAGCTATGATCTCCAAACATGGCTCAGCACAGCCCTAACCAACATCGACACATGCCAGACAGGGTTCCACGAGCTTCGAGTTATCGACAACGTTCTACCCCTCATTCCCAACAAGAACATCTCAGAGATCATAAGTGACTTTTTGGCTCTTAACAACGCTTCTTCCTTCATTCCTCCAAAGACTCACAAAAATGGCTTCCCCAGATGGTTATCTCCCCATGATAGGAAGCTTCTGGAGTCATCACCACCATCTTTGACACCAGATGTTGTGGTGGCTAAAGATGGTTCCGGGAACTTCGAGACCATCAAAGAAGCTTTGAAAGTAGTCCCCAAGATGAGCCAAAAGAGGTTTGCGATATATGTGAAACGTGGGGTTTACAATGAAAACATTGAGATTGAGAGTTCCATGAAGAATGTTATGCTGTATGGTGATGGTATGAAACTCACCATCATTTCTGGTAGTCGAAGTGTTGGAGGAGGTTGGACCACTTTTGATTCGGCAACCGTTG CGGTTAGAGGAGATGGATTCATTGGACGTGGCATCACATTTCGCAACACTGCAGGAGCAGAGAAGCATCAAGCGGTGGCGGTGCGTTGTGGTGGTGACCTCTCGGTGTTCTATCGGTGTGGCTTTGAGGGCTACCAAGACACTCTGTATGTGCACTCACAGAGACAGTTCTACAGAGATTGCTACATCTATGGCACCGTCGATTTCATCTTTGGCAACGCTGCTGTGGTCTTCCAATCCTGCAACATTTATGCAAGAAGGCCaatgcaaaaacagaaaaacgTCATAACAGCACAAGGTAGAACAGATCCAAATCAGAACACTGGGATTTGCATTGAGAATTCACGTGTTATGGCTGCAGAAGACCTAGCCCCAGAGCTGAGTTCCTTCAAAACATTCTTGGGAAGGCCATGGAGGGAGTATTCGAGGACAGTGTTCTTGCAAACTTACCTTGATCGATTGATTGACCCTGCAGGGTGGTTGGAGTGGAAAGACGATTTTGCCCTTCAGACTTTGTACTATGGAGAGTTCAAGAACCTTGGTCCTAGGGCTTCCACAAGAGATAGAGTGAAATGGCGTGGCTTCCATTCCATAACAAGTTCAACCGAAGCTTCAAAATTCACAGTTGAAAATTTCATTGGTGGAAGATCATGGTTACCAGGCACAGGCATTCCATTTATCCCATGA
- the LOC108347802 gene encoding pectinesterase, with translation METLIAKISITLLLFMFSIFSVASSRTAPASSSNIDWWCNLTPHPVPCKYYITATQTKSHRFTLIKHRTIFRGMLVEHALNQALIMQKEALHSDQTSMPTKNHRTVHGDCVKLYGKTIFHLNRTLECFHGNKNCSSVDAQTWLSTALTNIQTCQDGKIELGVEDSNNNNNVTEMIRNSLAINMDFMKHDHHTETAHEEAFPSWFSKPERKLLQSRTIKAQAVVAKDGSGDFRTVQDALNSAANRKVKTRFVIHVKKGVYKENIEVAVHNDNIMLVGDGIRNTVITSSRSVQQGYTTYSSATAGIDGLHFIARDITFQNTAGAQKGQAVALRSASDLSVFYRCAIMGFQDTLMAHAQRQFYRQCYIYGTVDFIFGNAAVVLQNCYIYARKPLEGQANMITAQGRGDPFQNTGISIHNSQIRAAPDLRPVVDKYNTFLGRPWQQYSRVVVMKTFMDTLVSPLGWSPWGDSNFAQDTLYYGEYQNYGPGASTTNRVKWPGFHVITSPAEASQFTVTRLLAGPTWLGSTTVPFTSGL, from the exons ATGGAAACCCTTATTGCAAAAATAAGCATCACACTCCTCCTATTCATGTTTTCAATCTTCTCAGTAGCCTCATCAAGAACAGCACCAGCTTCATCCAGCAACATAGATTGGTGGTGCAACCTAACTCCACACCCCGTGCCATGCAAATACTACATCACCGCCACTCAAACGAAGAGCCACCGTTTCACATTGATCAAGCACAGAACTATCTTCCGAGGAATGCTCGTTGAACATGCCCTAAACCAGGCTCTCATCATGCAGAAAGAAGCACTTCACTCTGATCAAACCAGCATGCCAACAAAGAATCACAGAACCGTGCACGGTGATTGCGTGAAGCTCTATGGAAAAACCATCTTCCACCTCAATCGCACCCTCGAGTGCTTCCACGGGAACAAGAACTGCTCCTCGGTTGATGCACAGACATGGCTCAGCACTGCCCTCACTAACATTCAAACGTGTCAAGATGGAAAAATCGAACTTGGTGTTGAAGattccaacaacaacaacaatgtgACTGAGATGATAAGGAACAGCTTGGCCATCAACATGGACTTCATGAAACACGATCATCACACGGAAACGGCTCACGAAGAAGCGTTTCCAAGTTGGTTTTCAAAGCCAGAGAGGAAACTGTTGCAGTCCAGAACGATAAAGGCTCAGGCAGTGGTGGCAAAAGATGGTTCTGGGGATTTCAGAACCGTGCAAGATGCTCTCAATTCTGCTGCAAACAGGAAGGTGAAGACGAGGTTTGTGATACATGTGAAGAAAGGGGTTTACAAGGAGAATATCGAGGTTGCTGTGCACAATGACAACATCATGCTGGTTGGTGATGGAATCAGAAACACTGTAATCACGAGTAGCAGAAGTGTTCAACAGGGTTACACCACTTATAGCTCTGCAACTGCTG GCATAGATGGTCTCCACTTCATCGCAAGGGACATCACCTTCCAAAACACCGCCGGAGCTCAAAAGGGTCAAGCGGTGGCGCTCCGGTCAGCCTCCGATCTCTCCGTCTTCTACCGGTGCGCCATCATGGGCTTCCAAGACACGCTCATGGCCCATGCACAGCGCCAATTTTACAGGCAATGCTACATCTACGGCACCGTTGACTTCATATTTGGCAATGCAGCAGTGGTGTTGCAAAACTGTTACATTTACGCCAGAAAACCCTTAGAGGGCCAAGCCAACATGATCACGGCCCAAGGCCGAGGTGACCCGTTTCAGAACACTGGGATTTCAATCCACAATTCTCAAATTCGGGCTGCCCCAGACCTCAGGCCCGTTGTTGACAAATACAACACCTTCTTGGGTAGGCCTTGGCAACAATACTCCAGAGTTGTGGTCATGAAAACTTTCATGGACACCTTGGTGAGCCCATTGGGCTGGTCCCCATGGGGTGATTCTAATTTTGCCCAAGACACACTTTATTATGGTGAATATCAAAACTATGGGCCCGGTGCATCTACAACCAATAGAGTGAAATGGCCCGGGTTTCATGTGATCACAAGCCCTGCTGAAGCGTCTCAATTTACCGTCACACGCCTCCTTGCAGGCCCAACATGGTTGGGCTCCACAACTGTGCCATTTACCTCTGGGCTTTGA